One Paramisgurnus dabryanus chromosome 9, PD_genome_1.1, whole genome shotgun sequence genomic window, TATTGCCCTATCCTAACACACCATTCATCCATGGAAAGTAGGGTGGTCCTTATatttcaacttttaaaagttaatgctctcaccccaccaatgttagaaaaaagtaataaataaattggGCAAAATTTTAtctatattaattaatatttagagTTTGCTCAAGACCTTTGACGTTTAACACATTGGCGTATTATGTGATACTTTGTGCTagcatgtataattgtttaataatatatacttaTGGCAGCAATGGACTTATTTGACCATGCTCCATGGAATTAAAACTCCTGTTTTAGTTGTGATATGTCTTTCAAAGCAAGAAAGCTTCAATGTGAATAAAGCACAATAGACAATATACACTGAGACAATGGCTGAAGCAATACGAAGCAAGTCCGCTATGGTTACTCGGATCAGaagagactgaaataactgAAACAAGTTACCCTCCAAgaagcaagttttatgtgtgtttttaagTGGTACAGTTTTCGCAAAAATATGTGATTTCAGAAATATTTAAATGCTTTGAGCAACCTCTAGGTATTATAGGAACAATTCATAATTttgcacagtgtgtttttattgatatcCTAACACATTTAGGGCGTGAGaattgaacatttaaaaaaaattgacccCTTATAAGGACCACCataatggaaagcttatttattcagctttaaAATAacgtataaatctcaatttcaaaaaaatCGACCCTTTGTGGTCCAggacagtggttttcaatcttgtcctaggggacccacagctctgcacattttgtatgtctcccttaactgacacacccagttctgttcatggatctctcccttaatgagctgatgatctgaatcaggtgtgttagataagggagacatgcagggcagtgggtcccctaggacaagattgaaaaccactggtccagggtcacatttatcaTTTGTACCCCACCTGGCACAATGTTTTTGTCACCCTTTACTATATCTATATTGCATTTTGTGCAGTTTTCCAGTAAGTCCATTAGGGGGCAGTATATCACAGTGGAACCCTTTTTAGCTGGGTAAAAGATTAAGAAATATCTGTGTGACTGAACTGAATTTATCTTAACTGAGTTGTTTTGTGAAAGTTTGACAGTACCACACAGTGAATGTGCAAGAGCTCGTGCCTAAGAAGGATGTATGGAAACTTTAAGGAATAGCAAGCCTAAATGTGCAATTGGAGTGATTGATGATAAAGCCTAAAGCTTGACACAATAGGGATTAAAGACAGAGTCCTAATTGGAAGAGCACAGAGACCATTGATCACACTGATGTTTGAGAAAATACACCTGGTTCCTCTTCTTACCTTTCACAAATGAACCAGATTACAAATGCACGTGTATGTTTTCAGGGGGGTTGCAGGTGTAGTTAGGTTGATCATTGCACTAGTCGACTTAACACaactcaaaatattaaatttatttttactaTGTACTCGTGATGTAGACAGCAAAAATAATTCCCATGCAATCCCTCACCTAAAAGTagtataatgttttataaatgaaaGCTTTTTAATTTATTGCAATATAGAAGTATTTATTTTTGGTTTCTAGGTGTACTCAATTATAAAATAACTTATCCCTAGAGTAAGAGTGTTTCTTGTACCTGTAAATGCACATAGTCATAGTCCTCCATCCAACCCTCCTCTGTCGTCTCATACGGCCTGTCTGGAGTTTCTTCCTCAGCTGTGAATTTCGGAGGGGAGGGGAGCGGACGACACTGGATGTTAGCCCGTTCGGGTATGCCCGACTGATAGGCTgagatgttgttgttgttagtcAGCTGACCCAGCGTGTCACCAGTGTGCGGTACGGGTGGCAGAGGCAGTTGCTGCTGTTTAGTTGTCCGTTTAAAGAGCAAAGAGGCGTTGCCATGGAGAAATGATGCCAACTGCTTGGTGTCATCAGGTAAGCCACGGGCACACATTACCAACCGGTCCAGGTCATCTCCACCGGTGCCTGCAGGGGCTGCCATCAGAGCTGCCGGGGACCAACCTATGGCGTCCAGTGCCTGATTGTGCTTCACCAGACCTTGAAAGGCCTCCTCCATCTTCTGCAACTGCTTGCCCAGCTTGGTCTGCAACGTGCGGTCGGTGGCCTGGGTGGCGTTGGCCACCGCGCCCCTTGAAAACTCCAGGAGGTCTCTGACGGCCATGCGAATGCGGTCAACGGCTTGTTTGATGGCAGGCAGGTTGGACTCCATCTGAGTGTGGCTACGCCAGTTCCCACTGATGAAAGACATGAGAATGGACACAGAGCTCTCCACAGCCTGCTGCAGACGAGACAACCGTTCCATAGCCTGGTCCAGATCCAGAAGCAGCAGGCGGCCGGGCCCAGTAGAGTCCCGTACCGGCACCATGTCCAGAGAAGATGTGGAAAGGTTACTGCGAGTGCTTCCTGTGCTGGACGCAGACAGTCGTTTAAAGCTGACCGTAAGCTCCTCGGTGGCCGCGGCATCACGCACCACCTGTGGAGGCACGTCGTAAACGTAGTCATTCGAATCTTCTCCCGCCGAGCGTTCACGAGGGAAATCGTACACATCCGCAGAGTGGTGCTCCTGTGGGCCGCCCTTACGCAAGCTGGCCGGAATGTCATAAATCTCCTGGCCTTCAGGCTGACGCTTTCCTGTTAGCTGAGGCGGAGGTACATCATAAACGTCTTCCGGTATGGAAGGCTCCAGACCTCCGGGGATCTGGGACATATAGGGCTGGTTCTGATTCTCAAGGCTCTTCATCTTAGCAAAGTGCGGAGGAACATCATATGTCTCCTCTCTGATTGGACCATCTGGAACATCTTTACTGACAGATGGGGGAATGTCATACACCTGTAAAGAGGAACAATgagtttacttaaaaaaatgagcCGTGTACATTTATAACAGAACTAGTTTAATTACACCAAAATGAAGACAAAGTTTTAGAGCACTGGAAGAGATTGTCACACATAAAATGTCTCTTATTATCTGATAGCTATAACTGCAATACAAGCTCTGAGAAATAGCATCAGTGTGATATCTGTGTAACAGCCTAAATCTCTTATATGATCTCTCCCTGTGAAACATTTCACACATTTGGGTTTGCTGATTTGTCATCATAGGGGTTTTTGAGAGGGGAGGATTTGGTTGAAGATGTATTTAGCTTTGTAGAAGAATCTGTGATGTTCCTTCAGGAAACGTAGTGCAGATTTCTCTAACCATCATGCTTAATAAAATGatatatataattacatatACAATACATAAGATGACAGAGTAATTGATTTTTATCAGTCCTATATGGAGAGACAAAgataaagtgttaccgtttgTTGGTACAGCAGCTGACTCTTGTCCAAACTTGGTGGCGTGTCATAGATCTCCTGTCCATCTCGGCTGGGCGGGCCTTTCATAGCCATAGGGGGAGTATCATACACCTGTGAGCAAGAGATAAAGTAGGGATAAATCAATAACAGAAACAAACATCTAAATAAATGGATTACAATGTTTCCTACGATCTATAATGTAATAAGTACACATTTAATGCTGTGAGATCTTAACTCTTTAAAAgactctttaaagggacactccactttttttgaaaatatgttcattttccagctcccctaaagttaaacatttgatttttatcgttttggaatccattcacccgatctccaggtctggctgtaccacttttagcatagcttagcataatccattgaatctaattagaccattagcatcgcgctcaaaaattactaaaagagtttggatatttttctcttgtagttacatcgtgtactaagactgacagaaaattaaaagttgtgattttctaggcagatatgcctagaaactatactctcataCCTGTGTAATAATTAAGGACTTtgttgctgtaacatggctgcaggaggcgcaatgatatttcgcagcagccgaaaatagtccccttagtatctttcaacaGCAGGGGATTTTTTTCTggcactacgtaatatcattAGTACGGTCTTATTACACgatataactacagaagagtcaagttttaaataaaaaagcgtgatgctaatggtctaatcagattcaatggattatgctaagctatgctaaaagtgctaacgccagacgcggagatcagctgaatggattctaaaacggtaagaatcaaatgtttaactctagggaagctggaaaatgagcatattttcaaaacaaatttaatgtccctttaaataagcAGATAATAGCCATCAGCAGTTCTTGGCACTAAATTAAATAATGAAATCTGGattgattgtttgtttattctttACGCCATTCCACCATCTATTGCTTTATTCATGGCAAGAACCATATACAAGTTAATCCACACAGGTTAACTGAAATCTGGATTAAAATTTGTGTTAGTTAAATGCATTTAACATGGCTACAGCATCGACTCGAGACTGTGCACTTCTTTCTGTTTTTCTATCACAGTTTCATTTATCTTATACTACAGGACTTCTAATTCTTCCCTAATGACCATCTTTTACatattttggtctttttctctgcTCATTCCTTCACTTCTGAGCATGTTGGAGCAAAACAGAGCAATTATGGAGACAGATGAATGggggtctctctctctcacaaacAAACTCAGAGCTATGCATGCATGCTCATCATTTCAGTTTCAGAATGTGCTAAAAATGAGGTGTGACATCCCGTCCCACTGCTCGGATTGACCTGTGACAGATATAAACATCCAAAAGGTCTGCAGCTAAACTGGTACAAGCGAGAACAAAATAACCACTCGTGCTAACAAATACACACGCACAGGGCCAAAGCTTGAGAGATTACAGTAGCACAACCTAAGACAGGAACAGCTTGAGAAGATCAGCAGGGCTCTAGAGATGCTTCCCCTTTACCTCAATCTCCATTTCTTCTCTCTGCTACCTGTCTAACAGCTCATTTAGATGCTAACTACAGGTAAAAGTAAAGGAGGGTCTTCTTTAGTTAAGGTATTTAGTTAGATtttacccacacacacacacacacacacacacacacacacacacagacattatTAAATAGCCACACTTGCAGTGAAACCAACCAAATTTTCTTTCGTTTCAGAACACGCTATGAATAAAGTGTGACATCCTGTCCCGTTTCTCTGATAAACCCGTGGTTGCTTATATGAATATAATATCACACATAGATACACAacccacaacacacacacacacaaagacccAAAGTTGTGTAAGCTTGAATATTAGCAAAGGATTAAAAGTAAAATCCTATAAATGTTTTACGGTGCTAGCAGTAAAAGCGTAAGTTTTCCACGACTGCATCTTATAGGGGTGAAATGAGGATGAGGAAATTCGGTTTAGACCGCCAGCAAGTCTAAACTTGCATGGCTGTATGTAACTGTGACATGCTTAAGGACTGGTAAATTAAAGTGCATAGTAACAGTTCTTATACATTTATAGTTCAAACCTGTGGTTTTTGAACTGAGGTGTTATGTGGTGTAATGACACAAACTTTATCTCATAGGTGTAGCTGTGAGACAGACTTGTTGAGCTACGTGATATCACAATTTTGGCACAGGAAACAAGCATGAACTATTTTATAAAGTTCAATATAACATACAGTTTTTATACAGTAAAACCTTTTTAATTATTGCAAAGAGCTCACGCTGATGACATCATTGTaaattataacaaaaaaaatccGTTTTCTCATACAAAGCAAATATTTTCACACACAATGCATCTGGTAACttaatcatttaaaatgtaGTTATGTCTCTTTTTACACATCTAGATGAGTTAATGGGGTTGTGTGTGTGGTCTCAAACGTTTGTGAATAAACCAGGAGAATTCAACCAGGAGGCATCCAGGGAGGAGATACACGAAAGCCCTGGTTTAATAACCCAAagtttaagtaaaaaaatgctAAAGCAGCACCCCTAACGTGCACACCCTTAATCTGGCCTGTCTGCTGTTTCACACTTTTATCAGTGCTGCACAAATCACGCACACATATTCTTACACAAACACCCATTAGCATTAATAATGTTGCCCAAACAATGGGTCTCAATCTGTTGTGTATGTCCTCAGGAGAGCCTGCAGTCTGCCAGAGAAGAAGCCATGAATACCAAAATCTCTCATCGAACATCCATGAGGCTCTGTGCCAGGTCTGTCTGGGTGTCTTCATTGTGATGAATATTTTGAGAGATTTTGACGTGAGAAACAGTGGAAAATgcagtgtgtgttttatgttgaGCTTTTGTGCCTGCGCTGGTACTCTGAATAAATCCCACGCTGCATTGGTTTTGCTGGACACACTACTATATGATTAGTGTTGTGCCTTCACTCACCAGTTAAATTGCAGATTTTCAACCCACTTTGTATTGTTAATGATGTAAATTGTAAGGTAAATAAGAGTAAATAAAGTTTACTCCCTCCACGTTATGAATTTTAATATCTTCTGGTGACATTCTTCGTCCAGGCAATTGTTCACCTACATATACTACTGATAATAAATACAGCACTGTTTTCCATCCTTTTTGGTACCCATCAAGGCTCAAGTACTTTTTCAACGCCAACAAATTTTTATGAACGTGCCAAGATCTGTGCGGCCATGCGTTTCTCTCATTTTATTGCAGTCTTTGTATGGCTGCGCTGCAAGCTATATGTGTGCACTGGAATTGTGATGTCTGGGTATGCATGGCCTTAGTTGTGAGTCAGGCTTTGTCTCTCGCTGCCTTGTGTGGGTATGTGCGTGTACTGCAGTGTGCTACATGGAACGACTTATCTTGCTGACAGTACATTCTCATATATAcacaatgcacacacatgcgTGCATACACAGCGTTCTTGGGATATCcagctacacacacacacacacacacgcacacacacagtgcTGACCTTCTTTTTGAAATGCCTCCAGACAGTAAAATATCTACTTCCACTGAAAGAAATGCATGACCTCATCTAAAAATAGGCATGAAATCATGGAGCCAAAAGAAGTTGGAAAAAACTAAAGACAAAGGAAGCAAGCaagcaagaaagaaagaagaaattttgtgaaggattttaAATAATCATGTCTTCTATTATTAATAAAAGCAGCAGAGGATCGATGACCAGCGTCTAGCAGATTCAAAGATGACCACTTATCACTCACACACATCTCACATTTGCAGACTATCATTAGtcattattttattcacaaaTGACTAGATATCAAACAATCAATCTGCAGGTTCTGATTTGGGTTCAGTTTTGTAAGGTTTATCTTTACCTGTTGGTTGTACTGGGTGCGGGTGGGTGGCACGTCATAGATGTCTTGGTTGGGTGGAAGGTGTCTGGGGACGTCATACTCATCCTGTTCATTTTTCCCTGTATCGTACACATACATCTGGCCAACCCGTGTAGGAACAACCACctgagataaaaaaaaaagggaaagagagagagggtaAGATAATTGCATGGGTCTGTTTGAATTAATGACCCATTTTAGATTTGCTCTGGGCATTTTCTGAGATGAGTTAGCTCACAGAGACTATGGAGGCTAAAGACTCTTATTAGGCAAACTAAACTGCTACGATGGCGCCTTTACACCAGGTTAACAAAGCAGACACTTCTGGGGTCCTAAAGGTTCAGCGTGGGAACTTGGGCTGTCCTTTTGTTCGCCTGTTTACCTACTGTCGTACGCTTCGAAGATTGTGTCAACCTCACGAGCATGGGAAATGAAAACAAGCAACGACCCCATATTTATACAATGTCTGAGACATAATACCAATCACAACACACAAATCCATCGCAATGAGAGAAGCTATTCAGGGATGAGGAATGTCTGAACAACAGCGGCATCCTCAACTTTGTTATTGCATTTGCAGCTATAAGTATATTGGTTTCACTGAATTTTGTTTAATATGTGCCTTATGACATATTGTGGTCCaaaatctaatatttatttatttaaaatagtgAGAGGTTACATTGAAAATCTGACAtttgttttaataacaaataaacaaattgttaatGAAAAGTATAAAAGAAAGAGAAGTTATGAGCTATTTCAGATTCTGTAATATTTCTAGTTCAATATTCAAATAAGCAAGTTTATGACAGTAACTTTTTTATACTAAAAGGCTGTAAATCATTGTTTCTTAGAAATATCTTGTGGACGGTCCAGATGAAATGTGTTTCAATCACATAGTTTTCATTATACCCTGGATGATGCCTGTAACAGATGATTTCTGGCCTTTACTCATAACACTGGAATAATGAGATTATTTGCCATTCCCATTCTCTCTCCATCAGTTTGCACCAGTCAGTGTCTACAGGAAAGCACCGTGCCAGCCTTCATTCGGGTGTCTTGCATGCTAAACAACAGAAACTCACAGCACGAATACACAATGGTCACAACAGAACGGTCTCTGAGTGTGAATGTTAGAACATGTCTAGGTCATATTTCaccaaaaaaaatctaaaataacaaattacatttaagcCAGTTTGAATGAAAATATACTTTttgcattattattttaatgacaATTAAATGATGATGGTAAAAAATCTTCTTCTCattaaattaatgtaattttctgtcagaaaaaaaaatggtcaaaatatgtaccctatcTGTGACTGGGGCTgttccctttcaaaaagtacacatttgtacttactagtacctcagaggtagaTACCTAAAACGTGCATATTGGtatctcaaagatacatattggtacctcaaagatacatattagtacctcaccgatgcatattagtatctcaaagatacatattggtacatcaaagatacatattagtaccttacaGATACATATGAGTATCTCAAAGATGCATTTTGGtatctcaaagatacatataCTGAGATGCATACTAGTACCTCAcagatacatattagtatctcaaagatacatattagtatctcaaagatacatattagtatctcaaagacacatattagtatctcaaagacACATTTTGGtatctcaaagatacatattagtatctcaccaatacatattagtatctcaaagatacatattggtacctcaaagatacatattagtacctcaccgatacatattagtatctcaaagatacatattggtacatcaaagatacatattagtacctcacagATACATATGAGTATCTCAAAGATGCATATTGGtatctcaaagatacatataCTGAGATGCATactagtacctcaaagatacatattagtacctcacagatacatattagtatctcaaagatacattttggtatctcaaagatacattttggtatctcaaagatacatattagcTCAcagatacatattagtatctcaaagatacatattagtatctcaaagacACATTTTGGtatctcaaagatacatattagtacctcacagatacatattagtatctcaaagatacatattagtatctcaaagatgcatattgatacctcaaagatacatatttgtatctCAAAGATGCATATTTCTATCTAaaagatacatattagtatcttcaagatacatattagtacctcacagatacatattagtatctcaaagatacatatttgtaccaaatgtatacatatcctTACCCAATGGTACATATTACAAACTTTTTAAACTGTACTGagacatattttaatataaatcatGATACTATGTTTGATTTATTTcaaatttatgataaaaaatacaatttgtattaatttctttttgTGATACATGGGATACAT contains:
- the bcar1 gene encoding breast cancer anti-estrogen resistance protein 1 isoform X2, which translates into the protein MNYLNVLAKALYDNVAESPDELSFRKGDIMTVLERDTQGLDGWWLCSLHGRQGIVPGNRLKILVGMYDKQQMSAQSSPTQSQLNLPQSAYSKPSPASQYTAMHPAFSSPSSANSSIPDNVYMLPPSHGLPPSSSLYQVPTGPQPPPPQPKAPALAQKQSHAHYAPTSQDVYQVPPSINAPGQDIYQVPPTVGGPSSGQDVYQVPPSVNQTQDIYQIPPSIERGWDSPKPLGKVVVPTRVGQMYVYDTGKNEQDEYDVPRHLPPNQDIYDVPPTRTQYNQQVYDTPPMAMKGPPSRDGQEIYDTPPSLDKSQLLYQQTVYDIPPSVSKDVPDGPIREETYDVPPHFAKMKSLENQNQPYMSQIPGGLEPSIPEDVYDVPPPQLTGKRQPEGQEIYDIPASLRKGGPQEHHSADVYDFPRERSAGEDSNDYVYDVPPQVVRDAAATEELTVSFKRLSASSTGSTRSNLSTSSLDMVPVRDSTGPGRLLLLDLDQAMERLSRLQQAVESSVSILMSFISGNWRSHTQMESNLPAIKQAVDRIRMAVRDLLEFSRGAVANATQATDRTLQTKLGKQLQKMEEAFQGLVKHNQALDAIGWSPAALMAAPAGTGGDDLDRLVMCARGLPDDTKQLASFLHGNASLLFKRTTKQQQLPLPPVPHTGDTLGQLTNNNNISAYQSGIPERANIQCRPLPSPPKFTAEEETPDRPYETTEEGWMEDYDYVHLQGKEEFEKNQRQLLEKGSIKQKTLLEQQQLKQFERLEQEVSRPINNDISAWTPPTHYPQTPRSKLCMGDRQLLLFYMEQSEANITTLTNAIDAFYSSVNNNQPPKIFVAHSKFVILSAHKLVFIGDTLSRQAKSPEVRTRVAQHSNTLCEKLKDIVVSTKTAALQYPSPGAARDMTERVRELGGCTQQFRMALNQLLAM
- the bcar1 gene encoding breast cancer anti-estrogen resistance protein 1 isoform X1, translating into MSVPVFCKMFDCLQGASAEIASRRLKSSSKPSNLLEHHLLFPEPLNVLAKALYDNVAESPDELSFRKGDIMTVLERDTQGLDGWWLCSLHGRQGIVPGNRLKILVGMYDKQQMSAQSSPTQSQLNLPQSAYSKPSPASQYTAMHPAFSSPSSANSSIPDNVYMLPPSHGLPPSSSLYQVPTGPQPPPPQPKAPALAQKQSHAHYAPTSQDVYQVPPSINAPGQDIYQVPPTVGGPSSGQDVYQVPPSVNQTQDIYQIPPSIERGWDSPKPLGKVVVPTRVGQMYVYDTGKNEQDEYDVPRHLPPNQDIYDVPPTRTQYNQQVYDTPPMAMKGPPSRDGQEIYDTPPSLDKSQLLYQQTVYDIPPSVSKDVPDGPIREETYDVPPHFAKMKSLENQNQPYMSQIPGGLEPSIPEDVYDVPPPQLTGKRQPEGQEIYDIPASLRKGGPQEHHSADVYDFPRERSAGEDSNDYVYDVPPQVVRDAAATEELTVSFKRLSASSTGSTRSNLSTSSLDMVPVRDSTGPGRLLLLDLDQAMERLSRLQQAVESSVSILMSFISGNWRSHTQMESNLPAIKQAVDRIRMAVRDLLEFSRGAVANATQATDRTLQTKLGKQLQKMEEAFQGLVKHNQALDAIGWSPAALMAAPAGTGGDDLDRLVMCARGLPDDTKQLASFLHGNASLLFKRTTKQQQLPLPPVPHTGDTLGQLTNNNNISAYQSGIPERANIQCRPLPSPPKFTAEEETPDRPYETTEEGWMEDYDYVHLQGKEEFEKNQRQLLEKGSIKQKTLLEQQQLKQFERLEQEVSRPINNDISAWTPPTHYPQTPRSKLCMGDRQLLLFYMEQSEANITTLTNAIDAFYSSVNNNQPPKIFVAHSKFVILSAHKLVFIGDTLSRQAKSPEVRTRVAQHSNTLCEKLKDIVVSTKTAALQYPSPGAARDMTERVRELGGCTQQFRMALNQLLAM
- the bcar1 gene encoding breast cancer anti-estrogen resistance protein 1 isoform X3 → MSVPNVLAKALYDNVAESPDELSFRKGDIMTVLERDTQGLDGWWLCSLHGRQGIVPGNRLKILVGMYDKQQMSAQSSPTQSQLNLPQSAYSKPSPASQYTAMHPAFSSPSSANSSIPDNVYMLPPSHGLPPSSSLYQVPTGPQPPPPQPKAPALAQKQSHAHYAPTSQDVYQVPPSINAPGQDIYQVPPTVGGPSSGQDVYQVPPSVNQTQDIYQIPPSIERGWDSPKPLGKVVVPTRVGQMYVYDTGKNEQDEYDVPRHLPPNQDIYDVPPTRTQYNQQVYDTPPMAMKGPPSRDGQEIYDTPPSLDKSQLLYQQTVYDIPPSVSKDVPDGPIREETYDVPPHFAKMKSLENQNQPYMSQIPGGLEPSIPEDVYDVPPPQLTGKRQPEGQEIYDIPASLRKGGPQEHHSADVYDFPRERSAGEDSNDYVYDVPPQVVRDAAATEELTVSFKRLSASSTGSTRSNLSTSSLDMVPVRDSTGPGRLLLLDLDQAMERLSRLQQAVESSVSILMSFISGNWRSHTQMESNLPAIKQAVDRIRMAVRDLLEFSRGAVANATQATDRTLQTKLGKQLQKMEEAFQGLVKHNQALDAIGWSPAALMAAPAGTGGDDLDRLVMCARGLPDDTKQLASFLHGNASLLFKRTTKQQQLPLPPVPHTGDTLGQLTNNNNISAYQSGIPERANIQCRPLPSPPKFTAEEETPDRPYETTEEGWMEDYDYVHLQGKEEFEKNQRQLLEKGSIKQKTLLEQQQLKQFERLEQEVSRPINNDISAWTPPTHYPQTPRSKLCMGDRQLLLFYMEQSEANITTLTNAIDAFYSSVNNNQPPKIFVAHSKFVILSAHKLVFIGDTLSRQAKSPEVRTRVAQHSNTLCEKLKDIVVSTKTAALQYPSPGAARDMTERVRELGGCTQQFRMALNQLLAM